One region of Nycticebus coucang isolate mNycCou1 chromosome 10, mNycCou1.pri, whole genome shotgun sequence genomic DNA includes:
- the CCDC181 gene encoding coiled-coil domain-containing protein 181 isoform X1, giving the protein MYLIFYNVTGLFLHKQNMNENKDTDSKESGEYEDDFEKDLEWLINEKEKSDASVIEMAFEKEEHVNRELKENEIEVEHIEQLSDPDKSLKDEASLRRNDFISVPSIHPLDPVSDSDSENSSQESKLESQKDLEEEEDEEVRRYIMEKIIQANKLLQNQEPVNDRRERKLKFKDKLVDLEVPPLEDIDNYKNYFENESNMSGKLSQLCISSQFGQENVLLSLTDGSCEENKDRKILVERDGKFELLNIQDIESQGFFPPINNANSTENEQLSPRFSSSSVNGVKKEDSVAKSHAVTHLSTGEPHAYVPQPPLNPKTRPNSAANSNRNKGNGTFNYRTHSATVSPVTSTYCLSPRQKELQKKLEQKREKLKREEEQRKIEEEKEKKKENDMVFKAWLQKKREQVLEMKRIQRAKQIEDSSRQENRDPQQAFRLWLKKKHEEQMKEKKTEELRKQEECLFFLKGTEGRERAFKQWLRRKRIEKIAEQQVAKERARQLRLEAKRSKHNHISMSEAKSFRFTDHY; this is encoded by the exons ATGTACCTTATCTTTTATAATGTTACAGGATTATTTCTCCACAAACAaaacatgaatgaaaataaagatacTGATTCAAAAGAAAGTGGAGAATATGAAGATGACTTCGAAAAGGACCTGGAATGGCTAATTaacgaaaaagaaaaaagtgatgcCAGTGTAATAGAG atggcttTTGAGAAAGAAGAGCATGTTAACCGAGaattaaaagagaatgaaatagaaGTAGAACACATCGAACAGCTTTCTGATCCTGACAAATCTTTGAAGGATGAGGCTTCATTAAGAAGAAATGACTTCATTTCTGTACCAAGTATTCACCCTTTGGATCCCGTTTCAGATTCAGATAGTGAAAACTCTTCCCAGGAATCCAAACTAGAAAGCCAGAAAGACctagaggaggaagaggatgaggaagTAAGGAGATATATTATGGAGAAAATTATACAAGCTAACAAGCTTCTGCAGAATCAAGAACCTGTGAATGATAGAAGGGAGAGGAAACTCAAGTTCAAGGACAAATTAGTTGATCTAGAAGTTCCTCCACTAGAAGACAttgataattataaaaattactttgaaaatgaaagtaaTATGTCTGGAAAACTGTCACAGTTGTGTATTTCCAGTCAATTTGGACAAGAAAATGTTCTCCTGTCACTTACAGATGGAAGCTGTGAAGAAAATAAGGATAGGAAGATACTGGTAGAGAGAGATGGAAAATTTGAACTTCTGAATATACAAGACATTGAAAGTCAGGGATTTTTCCCCCCGATTAATAATGCTAATAGTACAGAAAATGAACAGTTGTCACCCAGATTTTCCAGCTCATCTGTCAATGGTGTCAAGAAAGAAGATTCTGTGGCAAAGAGTCATGCTGTCACTCACTTATCAACAGGAGAGCCACACGCTTATGTTCCTCAGCCACCACTCAACCCCAAAACTCGCCCAAACTCTGCTGCCAACTCAAATCGAAATAAAGGGAATGGGACATTCAATTATAGGACACATTCTGCAACTgtatctccagtaacctcaacaTATTGTCTTTCTCCTAGACagaaagaactgcaaaaaaaactagaacaaaagagagaaaaactaaaaagagag GAAGAGCAACggaaaatagaagaagaaaaagaaaagaaaaaagagaatgacaTGGTATTTAAAGCATGGTTGCAAAAGAAACGAGAGCAGGTCCTTGAAATGAAGAGAATTCAGCGAGCAAAGCAAATTGAAGATAGCAGTAGA CAGGAAAACAGAGATCCACAACAAGCTTTTCGATTATGGCTTAAAAAAAAGCATGAagaacagatgaaagaaaaaaagacagaagaactcagaaagcaggaggaatgcttATTCTTTCTTAAAGGAACAGAAGGCCGTGAAAGGGCCTTTAAACA ATGGCTAAGAAGGAAACGAATAGAAAAAATTGCAGAGCAACAAGTTGCCAAAGAGAGAGCTAGACAGCTTCGACTAGAAGCTAAGCGTTCTAAACACAACCACATATCTATGTCAGAAGCCAAGTCTTTTCGTTTTACTGACCATTACTAA
- the CCDC181 gene encoding coiled-coil domain-containing protein 181 isoform X2 yields the protein MYLIFYNVTGLFLHKQNMNENKDTDSKESGEYEDDFEKDLEWLINEKEKSDASVIEMAFEKEEHVNRELKENEIEVEHIEQLSDPDKSLKDEASLRRNDFISVPSIHPLDPVSDSDSENSSQESKLESQKDLEEEEDEEVRRYIMEKIIQANKLLQNQEPVNDRRERKLKFKDKLVDLEVPPLEDIDNYKNYFENESNMSGKLSQLCISSQFGQENVLLSLTDGSCEENKDRKILVERDGKFELLNIQDIESQGFFPPINNANSTENEQLSPRFSSSSVNGVKKEDSVAKSHAVTHLSTGEPHAYVPQPPLNPKTRPNSAANSNRNKGNGTFNYRTHSATVSPVTSTYCLSPRQKELQKKLEQKREKLKREEEQRKIEEEKEKKKENDMVFKAWLQKKREQVLEMKRIQRAKQIEDSSRENRDPQQAFRLWLKKKHEEQMKEKKTEELRKQEECLFFLKGTEGRERAFKQWLRRKRIEKIAEQQVAKERARQLRLEAKRSKHNHISMSEAKSFRFTDHY from the exons ATGTACCTTATCTTTTATAATGTTACAGGATTATTTCTCCACAAACAaaacatgaatgaaaataaagatacTGATTCAAAAGAAAGTGGAGAATATGAAGATGACTTCGAAAAGGACCTGGAATGGCTAATTaacgaaaaagaaaaaagtgatgcCAGTGTAATAGAG atggcttTTGAGAAAGAAGAGCATGTTAACCGAGaattaaaagagaatgaaatagaaGTAGAACACATCGAACAGCTTTCTGATCCTGACAAATCTTTGAAGGATGAGGCTTCATTAAGAAGAAATGACTTCATTTCTGTACCAAGTATTCACCCTTTGGATCCCGTTTCAGATTCAGATAGTGAAAACTCTTCCCAGGAATCCAAACTAGAAAGCCAGAAAGACctagaggaggaagaggatgaggaagTAAGGAGATATATTATGGAGAAAATTATACAAGCTAACAAGCTTCTGCAGAATCAAGAACCTGTGAATGATAGAAGGGAGAGGAAACTCAAGTTCAAGGACAAATTAGTTGATCTAGAAGTTCCTCCACTAGAAGACAttgataattataaaaattactttgaaaatgaaagtaaTATGTCTGGAAAACTGTCACAGTTGTGTATTTCCAGTCAATTTGGACAAGAAAATGTTCTCCTGTCACTTACAGATGGAAGCTGTGAAGAAAATAAGGATAGGAAGATACTGGTAGAGAGAGATGGAAAATTTGAACTTCTGAATATACAAGACATTGAAAGTCAGGGATTTTTCCCCCCGATTAATAATGCTAATAGTACAGAAAATGAACAGTTGTCACCCAGATTTTCCAGCTCATCTGTCAATGGTGTCAAGAAAGAAGATTCTGTGGCAAAGAGTCATGCTGTCACTCACTTATCAACAGGAGAGCCACACGCTTATGTTCCTCAGCCACCACTCAACCCCAAAACTCGCCCAAACTCTGCTGCCAACTCAAATCGAAATAAAGGGAATGGGACATTCAATTATAGGACACATTCTGCAACTgtatctccagtaacctcaacaTATTGTCTTTCTCCTAGACagaaagaactgcaaaaaaaactagaacaaaagagagaaaaactaaaaagagag GAAGAGCAACggaaaatagaagaagaaaaagaaaagaaaaaagagaatgacaTGGTATTTAAAGCATGGTTGCAAAAGAAACGAGAGCAGGTCCTTGAAATGAAGAGAATTCAGCGAGCAAAGCAAATTGAAGATAGCAGTAGA GAAAACAGAGATCCACAACAAGCTTTTCGATTATGGCTTAAAAAAAAGCATGAagaacagatgaaagaaaaaaagacagaagaactcagaaagcaggaggaatgcttATTCTTTCTTAAAGGAACAGAAGGCCGTGAAAGGGCCTTTAAACA ATGGCTAAGAAGGAAACGAATAGAAAAAATTGCAGAGCAACAAGTTGCCAAAGAGAGAGCTAGACAGCTTCGACTAGAAGCTAAGCGTTCTAAACACAACCACATATCTATGTCAGAAGCCAAGTCTTTTCGTTTTACTGACCATTACTAA
- the CCDC181 gene encoding coiled-coil domain-containing protein 181 isoform X3 has product MNENKDTDSKESGEYEDDFEKDLEWLINEKEKSDASVIEMAFEKEEHVNRELKENEIEVEHIEQLSDPDKSLKDEASLRRNDFISVPSIHPLDPVSDSDSENSSQESKLESQKDLEEEEDEEVRRYIMEKIIQANKLLQNQEPVNDRRERKLKFKDKLVDLEVPPLEDIDNYKNYFENESNMSGKLSQLCISSQFGQENVLLSLTDGSCEENKDRKILVERDGKFELLNIQDIESQGFFPPINNANSTENEQLSPRFSSSSVNGVKKEDSVAKSHAVTHLSTGEPHAYVPQPPLNPKTRPNSAANSNRNKGNGTFNYRTHSATVSPVTSTYCLSPRQKELQKKLEQKREKLKREEEQRKIEEEKEKKKENDMVFKAWLQKKREQVLEMKRIQRAKQIEDSSRQENRDPQQAFRLWLKKKHEEQMKEKKTEELRKQEECLFFLKGTEGRERAFKQWLRRKRIEKIAEQQVAKERARQLRLEAKRSKHNHISMSEAKSFRFTDHY; this is encoded by the exons atgaatgaaaataaagatacTGATTCAAAAGAAAGTGGAGAATATGAAGATGACTTCGAAAAGGACCTGGAATGGCTAATTaacgaaaaagaaaaaagtgatgcCAGTGTAATAGAG atggcttTTGAGAAAGAAGAGCATGTTAACCGAGaattaaaagagaatgaaatagaaGTAGAACACATCGAACAGCTTTCTGATCCTGACAAATCTTTGAAGGATGAGGCTTCATTAAGAAGAAATGACTTCATTTCTGTACCAAGTATTCACCCTTTGGATCCCGTTTCAGATTCAGATAGTGAAAACTCTTCCCAGGAATCCAAACTAGAAAGCCAGAAAGACctagaggaggaagaggatgaggaagTAAGGAGATATATTATGGAGAAAATTATACAAGCTAACAAGCTTCTGCAGAATCAAGAACCTGTGAATGATAGAAGGGAGAGGAAACTCAAGTTCAAGGACAAATTAGTTGATCTAGAAGTTCCTCCACTAGAAGACAttgataattataaaaattactttgaaaatgaaagtaaTATGTCTGGAAAACTGTCACAGTTGTGTATTTCCAGTCAATTTGGACAAGAAAATGTTCTCCTGTCACTTACAGATGGAAGCTGTGAAGAAAATAAGGATAGGAAGATACTGGTAGAGAGAGATGGAAAATTTGAACTTCTGAATATACAAGACATTGAAAGTCAGGGATTTTTCCCCCCGATTAATAATGCTAATAGTACAGAAAATGAACAGTTGTCACCCAGATTTTCCAGCTCATCTGTCAATGGTGTCAAGAAAGAAGATTCTGTGGCAAAGAGTCATGCTGTCACTCACTTATCAACAGGAGAGCCACACGCTTATGTTCCTCAGCCACCACTCAACCCCAAAACTCGCCCAAACTCTGCTGCCAACTCAAATCGAAATAAAGGGAATGGGACATTCAATTATAGGACACATTCTGCAACTgtatctccagtaacctcaacaTATTGTCTTTCTCCTAGACagaaagaactgcaaaaaaaactagaacaaaagagagaaaaactaaaaagagag GAAGAGCAACggaaaatagaagaagaaaaagaaaagaaaaaagagaatgacaTGGTATTTAAAGCATGGTTGCAAAAGAAACGAGAGCAGGTCCTTGAAATGAAGAGAATTCAGCGAGCAAAGCAAATTGAAGATAGCAGTAGA CAGGAAAACAGAGATCCACAACAAGCTTTTCGATTATGGCTTAAAAAAAAGCATGAagaacagatgaaagaaaaaaagacagaagaactcagaaagcaggaggaatgcttATTCTTTCTTAAAGGAACAGAAGGCCGTGAAAGGGCCTTTAAACA ATGGCTAAGAAGGAAACGAATAGAAAAAATTGCAGAGCAACAAGTTGCCAAAGAGAGAGCTAGACAGCTTCGACTAGAAGCTAAGCGTTCTAAACACAACCACATATCTATGTCAGAAGCCAAGTCTTTTCGTTTTACTGACCATTACTAA